CTGGAATTGGTAGCGCGACAACCGGGTCACTTCGCCCAGCGGCAGGTCCGCGCCCAGCACGCGCCGGATGCTCTCCCGCATTTCCTCCAGCGGCATCGGTTCGTCGTTGTCCACTTCGGACGGATCTTCTTCGGTCGTCTGCATCATCAGCACCCCCGGCGTGAGCGAGCCGACCGCGAACACCCCGCGATCCGTGCGCGTGTACCCCGCGCGGACGCGGAGTCCAGGAGCTTCGAGATCGCCGTTCTCCAGCACGGTCACCGACTCGTGCACGCGGACCTCCGCGATCCGGTTGACCTCCGGATAGGTGGTGCCGGGAAAGGGGATCCCGGCCATTTCGCGGATCCGGCTGCGCCCGCCGTCGCAGCCGACCAGGTAGCGCGCGGTCACCTCGTACGTGCCGTCCGGACCGCGCACCTCCGCGGTCACCACGTCTTCGTCCTGGCTCAACCTCACCACTTCGTGACCGCGGCGGATCTCGGCGCCGAGTTCGACGGCGCGTTCGGCGAGCAGTTGCTCCAGGCGGTGCTGCCGCAGCGGCAGCGCCCCCAGCGGCGGATCCACCAGGCGCGTCAGGTCCAGGTGCACCCCGCCGTACGGGAACCGGGGCGGCGGAACGGGGTCGGTGGTGGCCGCCTCGAACCGGTCCAGGATGCCGCGGTAACGCAGGAGGTGCAGGATCTGCCCGCTGAGGCCGTGGGCCTTCTGCGTGTGCCGCGGCGTCGGCTGCCGCTCCAGCACCAGCGGCCGCACCCCGGCCAGGCGCAGTTCCGCGGCCAGCATCAGCCCGGCCGGGCCGGCGCCCACGACGATCACGTCGGAGTTGTTCACTCAGTTTCTCCCGTTTTCCGCGGATTTTTCGCTTCGGCGGAGGATTCTGCGGCACGCCCTGGGTCTTGCCGCAAGCCCCGGGGTGCGCTATAAATTGGACACCGGAGAGAGATCAGCGTCTGTTTTGGACGAACCACTTCCGGATCCCCCACACCGCCGCCCCGCCCAGCGCGACGAGCAGCACGGGCACCAGGGTGAGCGTCCACGGCCACGCCGGTCCATCGAGGACCAGGTCGTCCGCGGGCAGTTCCAGCACCTTCGCCGTCCACCGGGCGGTCGCGACATCGGTGCTGCTCGCGAGGTCGCGCACGGTGGCCTCGTAGGCGAATCCGGGCCGGCGGTGCACGTATTCGGGTTCCGGACCGTTGGTGGTCACGTCCTGGGCGGCGGCACCGGGCACGAGCAAGCGGTCCAGCCGGGGCGCGGCATCGGCCAGGCCGGCCCGTGGCAGGAAGGTCAGCCCGTGCCGCGAGCGGATCGGGCCGCCGTCGCCGCTCAGCGCCAGTGTCCGGGCGGCGAGGGCCTGGCCGCCGTGCACGTCGAAGACCGAGGCCAGCTCGATCTCACCGGTGCCGTCGGTGAGCAGCACGCCGATCTCCGGCGGGTTCCAGGTGAACCCCGCGTTGACGATCGCGACCGGGTCCGGCATCCCGGCTTCGGGCGTCACCGTCGGATCGGCGTAGCCCCAGCCGACCGCCGTGGCCGCGGCCCTGGCCGCGTCGGGCCCGATCATCCGGCCGATCACGTGCAGCGTGCCGTCGACGCCGGACAGGATGCCCGCGGTGGAGACGATGTCACCGTCGTCGACAAAACGCTGTCCCCGCACCCACTTCACCCCGGGGTAGTCGCTTTCGAACTGACCGATCCGCAGCCAGTGCGAGGTGGCGGGCCGCCCGTCGAGCAGACCCGACGAGGCGAGCACGCCAGAACCGTTGCACACGCTCAGCAGTTGCGCGCCACCGGCGGCCTGCGCGCGCAACCAGTCCGTGACCGGAGCCGTGCTGGGCTCACCGACGTCGGGCAGCGCGGGCACCACCACCAGATCGGCCGCGGGCGTCCTGGCCGCGAGGTCGGCGAAGGTGAGGTCGGGCACCAGGTCGAGCCCGCCGGTCAACGGCACGGGACGGCGCTGCGAGGCCACCGTGTAGAGGTTGAACCGGCCGGTGGCGGCGAGAACTTCGTACGGCGCAAGGACATCCGAGACCACCGCGCCGTTGTCGCCGACGACGACCACGGCGGTGGGCTTGGCGGGATCGTGGGGGAGCGGTGCCGCCGCGGGGACGGCCCGCTCCGGACCCGGGGCGTAGAGCGCGTCGAACGCCGACAGGGCCGAAACGGTCGCCCCGGCGGCCGGGACCAGCAGTACGGCGACCACCACGGCGAGCACACCGAGGCCGCGCTTGAGAAAGGCGCGCACGGCTTCAGTGCCAGTACTCGGCGCGGCGCCACACCATGGCGGCCAGCATCAACGGGAACATGATGACGTGCCCGGCGACCATCACCGCCGAACCGGACAGCAGGCCGAACCAGTACGGCACCAGCAGCGCGGCGAACGGCAGGACCATCACCGCGGCCATCTCCCAGATCCGCGGCCAGGAATGCCGCCGGATGGCCATCCACAGCACCATCGCCACGGTCATGTCGAAAGCCATCACGAGCGCGGCCACGTCCGGTCTGACCACCCACGCCTCGGGCCACAACGGGGCCAGCGCGAACATGCCGACCAGCATGGCGACGACCATTTCCAGGTAGTGCCCGGTGAAGCGGGCCAGCTTGCGGGTGCGGCTGCGATCGTGCGCTGCGGTTGTCATGACGGGACCTCCCGATTCGCGGTGAAACTGTCGCGGTCGAGAATCGCCGTTCCGGGTCCCGTTGCCAGGTGCCGGAGGTCATGGATCAGGGTCATGCCGTGGCATGACCCCGGCTCAGAGCAGGCCCAGGGCGCGGGCGCGCAGGGCGGCCTGGGTGCGGTCGCGGGCGCCCAGCTTGGCCAGCACGTTGGTCACGTGGTTCTTCACCGTGCCCTCGGCGAGGAACAGCGAAGCGGCGATCTCCCGGTTGCTGTGACCGTCGGACAGCAGGCGCAGCACTTCCAGTTCGCGATCCGACAGTGGCACGACCAGCGGCTGCGGAGAGGGCTCGGGGGTCGCTTCGGGCAGCTGGGCGAACCGGGCCACCACCTTCGCCGCGACCGACGGCTGCAACACCGACTCACCGCGCGCGGCGGCCAGCACCGCCTCCACCAGCCGCGCCGAGGACACGTCCTTGAGCAGGTAACCGACCGCTCCGGCGCGCAACGCGGCGAACACGTCCTCGTCGTCGTCGAACGTGGTCAATGCGATGACCTGGACGCCCGGGTGCTCGACGCGCAACCGCCGCGTGGCCGCGACGCCGTCCAGCACGGGCATGCGCAGATCCATCAGCACGACGTCGGGGGAGAGTTCGGCGGCCCGCCGCAGCGCCTCCTCACCGTTGCCCGCCTCGCCGACCACCTCGACGTCGTCGCGAGTGGCCAGCAGGGTCGCCAGCGCCTCGCGGAAGAGCGCCTGATCGTCCACGAGCACCACGCGGACCACGCTCATTCCGGAACCTCCATGCTCAGTTCACTGCCTTTCCCGGAGCCGGGCTCGAAGGTCAGCCGCCCGCCGAGCCCCGCCGCCCGCTCGCGCAGTCCCAGCAGGCCGAAGCCCGGCGTCCGCCCGTCCACGACACCGGTCCCGTCGTCGTGGACGGACAGGCGGACCTTGCCGTCGGTGTAGTCCAGCGCGAGTTCGGCACGGGTGGCGGCGGCGTGCTTGCGGACGTTGGTCAGGCCCTCCTGGGCGGTCCGGTACAGCGCCTCGCGGGCTTCGTCGGACAACGGCCGTTCGGTGCCGGAAATCGTGACCCCGGTGGGCACTCCGGCCGCGGAGGTTTCGTCGGCCAGCGCGTTCAGCGCTTCGGCCAACGGCGGGATCGACCGCGGCTCGCGCAGGGAGCTGACCGACCGGCGGAC
The genomic region above belongs to Amycolatopsis sp. YIM 10 and contains:
- a CDS encoding response regulator transcription factor is translated as MSVVRVVLVDDQALFREALATLLATRDDVEVVGEAGNGEEALRRAAELSPDVVLMDLRMPVLDGVAATRRLRVEHPGVQVIALTTFDDDEDVFAALRAGAVGYLLKDVSSARLVEAVLAAARGESVLQPSVAAKVVARFAQLPEATPEPSPQPLVVPLSDRELEVLRLLSDGHSNREIAASLFLAEGTVKNHVTNVLAKLGARDRTQAALRARALGLL
- a CDS encoding DJ-1/PfpI family protein, which gives rise to MRAFLKRGLGVLAVVVAVLLVPAAGATVSALSAFDALYAPGPERAVPAAAPLPHDPAKPTAVVVVGDNGAVVSDVLAPYEVLAATGRFNLYTVASQRRPVPLTGGLDLVPDLTFADLAARTPAADLVVVPALPDVGEPSTAPVTDWLRAQAAGGAQLLSVCNGSGVLASSGLLDGRPATSHWLRIGQFESDYPGVKWVRGQRFVDDGDIVSTAGILSGVDGTLHVIGRMIGPDAARAAATAVGWGYADPTVTPEAGMPDPVAIVNAGFTWNPPEIGVLLTDGTGEIELASVFDVHGGQALAARTLALSGDGGPIRSRHGLTFLPRAGLADAAPRLDRLLVPGAAAQDVTTNGPEPEYVHRRPGFAYEATVRDLASSTDVATARWTAKVLELPADDLVLDGPAWPWTLTLVPVLLVALGGAAVWGIRKWFVQNRR
- a CDS encoding FAD-dependent oxidoreductase; this translates as MNNSDVIVVGAGPAGLMLAAELRLAGVRPLVLERQPTPRHTQKAHGLSGQILHLLRYRGILDRFEAATTDPVPPPRFPYGGVHLDLTRLVDPPLGALPLRQHRLEQLLAERAVELGAEIRRGHEVVRLSQDEDVVTAEVRGPDGTYEVTARYLVGCDGGRSRIREMAGIPFPGTTYPEVNRIAEVRVHESVTVLENGDLEAPGLRVRAGYTRTDRGVFAVGSLTPGVLMMQTTEEDPSEVDNDEPMPLEEMRESIRRVLGADLPLGEVTRLSRYQFQARQAERYRDGRVLLAGDAAHLLPATGVALNAGMLDSVNLAWKLAAEVQGRAPDGLLDTYHAERHYAGARALLQTQAQVALRRGQDAAGEALRAVFQELLADEQPARRLGALVAGADLRYPTGDGHPLTGTFAPDLVLHTDQGTTSVAELLHAARPVLLDLAGRDDLREIAGGWADRVDVRTAKADDRPADALLIRPDGHLAWVGGEPESLRDALTTWFGEVSG